A single region of the Rattus rattus isolate New Zealand chromosome 8, Rrattus_CSIRO_v1, whole genome shotgun sequence genome encodes:
- the LOC116906964 gene encoding LOW QUALITY PROTEIN: NXPE family member 4-like (The sequence of the model RefSeq protein was modified relative to this genomic sequence to represent the inferred CDS: inserted 1 base in 1 codon; deleted 2 bases in 2 codons): MKMMASRKSLWVLLFIVIFWISFTVFRNPMKLWAVFKLPASFNQWNLIMKSSCPKVPLNPSVSPTETELRIREILEKLNKQIPPRPFAHLNNTTSATHSTATILNPQDTYCVGDQLDVLVEARDHLRNRKGYGGDFLRARMSSPALKAGASGKVTDFNNGTYLVSFTLFWEGQVSLSILLMHPSEGVSALWRARNQGYDRIIFSGHFVSGASQVHTDCALVLNSSVELCQYLDAQDQEAFYCVKPPNVPKAAITQMHXKNKDISYLSQQERSLFERSNIAVEIMGKSNVISVSKCNSKWFCDAVPVKKKCKFGMASAIPTGHVWKNTWNPASCSLAPIKMKDCLRGKLVHLMGDSTMRQWMEYFKSKINTLRSVDLHETGRLQHQLAVDLDEKINIQWQKHGFPLIGSLVYSVKEIENTARIIDRIGGEKNTVIVFSLGQHFRPFPIDVFIRRALSVHRALQRLLLRSPDTLVVLKTENTRELNNDMERFSDFHGYTQYLALKNIFQDLRVGVIDAWDMTIAYGTNDVHPPEEVVRSEINIFLNYIC; the protein is encoded by the exons CTATGGGCTGTGTTTAAGCTGCCTGCATCCTTCAATCAATGGAACTTGATCATGAAATCCTCATGCCCTAAAGTGCCTCTCAATCCATCAGTTTCACCAACAGAGACAGAGCTGAGAATCAGGGAGATCCTAGAGAAACTAAACAAACAGATCCCTCCCAGACCCTTCGCCCACCTCAACAACACCACAAGtgccacacacagcacagccaccATCCTCAACCCTCAGGATACATACTGTGTAGGGGACCAGCTGGACGTCCTGGTAGAGGCTAGAGACCACCTAAGAAACAGGAAAGGGTATGGTGGGGACTTCCTGAGGGCCAGGAtgtcctctccagccctgaaggcAGGCGCTTCCGGAAAAGTGACAGACTTCAACAATGGCACCTACCTTGTCAGCTTCACTCTGTTCTGGGAGGGCCAGGTCTCCCTGTCTATCCTGCTCATGCACCCCAGTGAAGGGGTGTCAGCTCTCTGGAGAGCAAGGAACCAGGGTTACGACAGAATCATCTTCTCAGGCCATTTTGTCAGTGGCGCTTCTCAGGTCCACACCGATTGTGCCCTGGTTCTAAATTCAAGTGTCGAA CTATGTCAGTATCTGGATGCACAGGACCAAGAAGCTTTCTACTGTGTG AAGCCTCCAAATGTGCCCAAAGCGGCCATCACCCAAATGC TCAAGAACAAGGACATTTCTTATCTTAGCCAGCAGGAAAGGAGCCTCTTTGAAAG GTCAAATATAGCTGTGGAGATTATGGGAAAATCCAACGTGATTAGTGTCTCCAAATGCAACAGTAAGTGGTTCTGTGATG CCGTTCCAGTGAAGAAGAAATGCAAGTTTGGGATGGCATCTGCAATCCCTACTGGGCATGTCTGGAAAAACACATGGAATCCGGCCTCCTGCAGTCTGGCTCCAATCAAAATGAAAGACTGCCTGAGAGGAAAACTCGTCCATCTAATGGGTGATTCCACAATGCGCCAGTGGATGGAGTacttcaaaagcaaaatcaaca CGCTGAGGTCGGTGGACCTGCACGAGACTGGAAGACTGCAGCACCAACTTGCCGTGGACTTGGATGAGAAAATCAACATCCAGTGGCAGAAACATGGTTTCCCTCTTATCGGGTCATTGGTGTACTCTGTCAAAGAAATAGAGAACACTGCACGGATAATTGACAGAATCGGAGGAGAGAAAAACACAGTCATTGTCTTTTCTCTGGGCCAGCATTTCAGACCTTTTCCCATTGATGTTTTTATCCGAAGGGCCCTCAGTGTTCACAGAGCTCTTCAGCGTCTTCTCCTGAGAAGCCCGGACACCCTGGTGGtcctcaaaacagaaaacaccagGGAGTTGAATAACGACATGGAGAGGTTTAGTGACTTCCATGGTTACACCCAGTATCTTGCCTTAAAGAATATCTTCCAGGATCTCCGTGTGGGTGTCATTGATGCCTGGGATATGACAATTGCATATGGCACAAACGATGTCCATCCACCAGAGGAGGTAGTTAGAAGTGAAATTAATATATTCTTAAACTATATTTGCTAG